In Pseudomonadota bacterium, a genomic segment contains:
- a CDS encoding 6-carboxytetrahydropterin synthase, with translation MIYLGRRITISMAHRLNNPQLSEAQNRALYGKCNNPNGHGHEYVVEATCGGEIDPVTGFSVDLGAIDAALRREIFERFDHRDFDADFPELAHVISSGENLAKVFWDLLAPHVPEGATLA, from the coding sequence ATGATCTATCTGGGGCGGCGAATCACGATCTCCATGGCGCATCGGCTGAACAACCCCCAGCTCTCCGAGGCGCAGAACCGCGCGCTGTACGGCAAGTGCAACAACCCCAACGGGCACGGCCACGAGTACGTGGTCGAGGCCACCTGCGGGGGGGAGATCGACCCCGTGACGGGCTTCAGCGTCGACCTGGGCGCCATCGACGCGGCCCTGCGACGCGAGATCTTCGAGCGCTTCGATCATCGCGACTTCGACGCCGACTTCCCCGAGCTCGCCCACGTCATCTCGTCTGGCGAGAACCTGGCCAAGGTCTTCTGGGACCTGCTCGCCCCGCACGTCCCTGAAGGTGCCACGCTGGCG